From Brevibacillus marinus, a single genomic window includes:
- a CDS encoding TadE/TadG family type IV pilus assembly protein codes for MGRRERMKTGGGCKGGGRLRRLTEERGSQAIEFVAVLPLFLLAVIIVWQFALAATAKVTAEAAAMDGARMAIVSDDRADVEAAVSKVAHQYEHSVSLSHDDRYVTVRVTLQVPLLNQDGLFDTAGLSLPVSAAVTLRKEASGE; via the coding sequence ATGGGGCGAAGAGAGCGGATGAAAACGGGCGGCGGTTGCAAGGGGGGTGGTCGGCTGCGGCGGCTGACGGAAGAGCGGGGGTCACAGGCGATCGAATTCGTGGCTGTGCTTCCCCTGTTCCTGCTCGCGGTGATCATCGTCTGGCAGTTTGCGTTGGCCGCGACGGCCAAAGTGACTGCGGAAGCAGCGGCGATGGACGGAGCGCGGATGGCGATAGTCAGCGACGACAGGGCGGACGTGGAAGCGGCGGTGAGCAAAGTGGCCCATCAGTACGAACACAGCGTATCGCTTTCGCATGACGACCGTTACGTGACGGTGCGGGTGACGCTGCAGGTCCCGTTGCTGAATCAGGACGGCTTGTTTGATACGGCGGGGCTGTCGCTGCCGGTATCCGCAGCGGTGACCCTGCGAAAAGAAGCAAGCGGGGAGTGA
- a CDS encoding TadE/TadG family type IV pilus assembly protein has protein sequence MKQKPCVSLRLCSVRTLLRNQRGAQAIEYVAVCALVVLLLTGIMSVIQDGGGEEIGSAVLEKIKGWFTQWGEESG, from the coding sequence ATGAAGCAGAAACCATGCGTTTCGCTGCGTCTTTGCAGCGTGCGGACGCTTTTGCGCAATCAGAGAGGGGCACAGGCAATTGAGTACGTCGCGGTGTGTGCGCTGGTTGTACTGCTGCTGACAGGGATCATGTCGGTCATTCAGGACGGGGGCGGCGAAGAGATTGGCAGCGCCGTTCTGGAAAAAATCAAGGGATGGTTTACGCAATGGGGCGAAGAGAGCGGATGA
- a CDS encoding pilus assembly protein TadG-related protein, with amino-acid sequence MTRMTRGRIRRRQVLHDERGSVAIFTIGCLSLAIAIILYLAYYYGGFVSLRQAQNVADSAALAAAQELRDRFVAQMQDKTLATVRTFIRKLREEVEACEIERKPGDPPCPTVDDLIKLYIKQSELERILLANKYDKAEHWLLVVAEPQFHFEYTPEANGDVLYETFLQQQQIIVRTALEAAARNNGEQRLLIRFPVDGRPKLEVNGVKAMQVKELAGGQPAWITAKAAAGIEPQAFEVDVSRKIPKTIRKH; translated from the coding sequence ATGACGCGCATGACGCGCGGGAGAATCAGGCGCCGGCAGGTCCTGCATGACGAGCGCGGCAGTGTGGCCATTTTCACGATCGGTTGCTTGTCGCTCGCAATCGCGATCATCCTGTATCTGGCTTACTATTACGGTGGCTTCGTCTCGCTCCGGCAGGCGCAAAACGTGGCGGACAGCGCTGCGTTGGCCGCCGCTCAGGAATTGCGCGATCGATTTGTGGCCCAGATGCAGGATAAGACGCTGGCTACCGTGCGAACGTTTATACGAAAGCTGCGGGAAGAAGTCGAAGCGTGCGAAATAGAGCGCAAACCGGGCGACCCGCCCTGTCCGACTGTCGACGATTTGATCAAGCTGTACATCAAGCAATCGGAACTGGAACGGATCCTGCTCGCCAACAAGTACGACAAAGCTGAACACTGGCTGCTCGTGGTGGCAGAACCTCAATTTCACTTCGAGTACACGCCGGAAGCGAACGGCGACGTGCTGTACGAGACATTTCTGCAGCAGCAGCAGATCATCGTCCGGACAGCGCTGGAGGCAGCGGCGCGGAACAACGGAGAGCAGCGTTTGCTGATCAGGTTCCCGGTCGATGGCCGCCCGAAACTGGAGGTAAACGGCGTCAAAGCGATGCAGGTAAAGGAGCTGGCTGGCGGGCAGCCGGCCTGGATTACGGCGAAAGCGGCAGCAGGTATCGAACCGCAGGCGTTTGAAGTGGACGTCTCGCGAAAAATTCCCAAAACAATCAGGAAACATTAA
- a CDS encoding anhydro-N-acetylmuramic acid kinase: protein MGSGGCRDLRLYREKREHLLVGLMSGTSLDGVDAALVAIHTKADGAIERVALKAFSYLPYTDDLRDWLMRLCRLETARLDQLVVAHYGLAEWYAQAVRQLLEQANVPAADVDAVCVHGQTVWHIAGTTPFPGPKGELAVRASLQIGELSTLAERLGLPVVGNFRARDLAAGGEGAPLVPYADLILYGHPTKGRLLQNIGGIANVTVLPAAASPEQIYAFDTGPGNMLIDELVWRATKGRQRFDEGGRIAASGQVSAELLALFLQDAFYWQRPPKSTGREVYGKAFADRFVREGGKLQLAVPDLIATATALTARTIGIAYREHVFPRVRVDEVIISGGGAHNQTLLAMIRRELPADVALTTSTAYGVPDDAKEAVAFAILGHETLMGRPGNLPSVTGASRPVVLGNLCG from the coding sequence ATGGGAAGCGGAGGGTGCCGGGACTTGCGGTTGTACAGGGAAAAGCGGGAGCATTTGCTGGTCGGCTTGATGTCCGGCACGTCGCTGGACGGCGTGGATGCCGCGTTGGTTGCCATTCACACGAAAGCGGACGGAGCGATCGAACGGGTGGCGCTCAAAGCGTTTTCCTATTTGCCGTATACGGACGATCTGCGGGATTGGCTGATGCGGCTGTGCCGGTTGGAGACGGCTCGCCTCGATCAACTGGTGGTCGCCCATTACGGCTTGGCCGAGTGGTACGCGCAGGCAGTCCGGCAGCTCTTGGAGCAGGCGAACGTCCCGGCTGCTGACGTGGATGCCGTCTGTGTGCATGGGCAGACCGTCTGGCACATCGCTGGAACGACGCCTTTTCCCGGTCCGAAAGGGGAGCTGGCGGTGCGCGCTTCCCTGCAGATCGGGGAATTGTCGACGCTGGCAGAGAGGCTGGGCCTTCCGGTCGTCGGCAACTTCCGCGCCCGCGACCTGGCTGCCGGCGGGGAAGGCGCCCCCTTGGTTCCGTACGCCGATCTGATCCTGTACGGTCATCCGACAAAAGGCAGGCTGCTGCAAAACATCGGCGGGATCGCCAACGTGACCGTGCTTCCGGCGGCTGCCTCGCCCGAGCAAATATACGCCTTTGATACCGGCCCGGGCAACATGCTGATCGATGAACTGGTCTGGCGGGCGACGAAGGGACGCCAGCGGTTTGACGAGGGAGGGCGGATTGCCGCGAGCGGGCAGGTTTCCGCGGAATTGCTGGCTCTCTTCCTGCAGGATGCGTTTTACTGGCAGCGCCCGCCGAAAAGTACGGGACGCGAAGTGTACGGCAAGGCCTTTGCCGATCGTTTCGTCCGCGAGGGGGGGAAGCTGCAGCTGGCCGTTCCCGATCTGATCGCCACAGCAACCGCCCTGACCGCGCGGACGATTGGGATCGCTTATCGCGAGCATGTGTTTCCCCGCGTGCGCGTGGACGAAGTGATCATCTCCGGCGGCGGGGCGCATAACCAGACACTGCTGGCGATGATCAGGCGGGAACTGCCGGCGGATGTGGCGCTCACCACCTCCACGGCGTACGGCGTGCCGGATGATGCCAAGGAAGCGGTGGCTTTCGCGATCCTCGGCCATGAGACCCTGATGGGCCGCCCCGGCAATCTGCCGTCGGTGACGGGCGCTTCCCGGCCGGTGGTGCTGGGCAATTTGTGCGGGTAG
- a CDS encoding GNAT family N-acetyltransferase, translated as MDTIRLQRLDETAIPALLSLAASVGWEYSAEDLRTMFASGIFFGHTTADRRVVSSAAIFPYGDKLASLGMVIVSEQYRGRGLGKAVTRQCIEAVRGGTPIMLVATAAGVPLYERLGFRTVETIEKLLCDRYQPPAETDRSADGMRDGRIPDGCLPRHLAASYRLRPLAADDVEAVIALDEAAVGARRNALLRARLTQAARSAVIRHADGSIAGFGLAVQRGSRLTIGPLVAPDAELALALIDYLAGEHQGTLRMDIPSGLHELSVGLVQRGFRQMGQPPVMMTGADRLPYNHTLFALASMAFG; from the coding sequence ATGGATACTATTCGCTTGCAGCGGTTGGACGAGACAGCAATTCCCGCTCTGCTCTCGTTGGCCGCCAGTGTGGGGTGGGAATATTCGGCGGAAGACCTGCGCACGATGTTCGCCAGCGGCATCTTTTTTGGGCACACGACAGCAGATCGGCGAGTTGTGTCCAGTGCGGCCATTTTTCCCTACGGTGACAAGCTGGCTTCGCTCGGCATGGTCATCGTAAGTGAGCAGTACCGCGGACGAGGCTTGGGCAAGGCCGTGACCCGGCAGTGTATCGAGGCTGTACGCGGCGGCACGCCGATTATGTTGGTGGCGACAGCGGCAGGTGTCCCGCTGTATGAACGGCTGGGTTTTCGGACCGTCGAGACGATCGAGAAACTGCTTTGCGATCGCTATCAGCCGCCTGCTGAAACGGACCGTTCCGCAGACGGCATGCGCGACGGCCGCATACCCGATGGCTGCCTACCGCGTCATCTCGCCGCGTCATATCGCCTCCGTCCGCTGGCCGCCGATGACGTGGAGGCGGTGATCGCCCTCGATGAAGCGGCCGTCGGAGCGCGACGGAACGCATTGCTCCGCGCGCGCCTCACCCAGGCGGCGCGCAGCGCGGTAATCAGACACGCAGATGGATCGATTGCCGGGTTCGGGCTGGCTGTACAAAGGGGCAGCCGCTTGACGATCGGACCGCTTGTCGCCCCCGACGCCGAACTGGCCCTTGCGCTTATCGACTATCTGGCCGGTGAGCATCAGGGCACACTGCGCATGGACATTCCCAGCGGGCTTCACGAGCTGTCGGTAGGCCTGGTGCAGCGCGGCTTCCGGCAAATGGGGCAGCCGCCGGTGATGATGACCGGCGCCGATCGCCTGCCCTACAACCATACTCTGTTTGCGCTCGCGAGCATGGCCTTTGGCTAA